A genomic region of Magnetofaba australis IT-1 contains the following coding sequences:
- the napG gene encoding ferredoxin-type protein NapG: MSSSARNTGSGVTRRQFLLDATRSAAGVALASAALSLYGASGAQALPASAIRPPGALPEKEFLGACLRCGLCVRDCPYNTLKLAQLGEEVALGTPYFEARKVPCEMCDDIPCVAVCPSGALDPQLKKIELARMGLAVLIDHEACIAFQGLRCEVCFNVCPVRGKAITLEYRRNQRTGMHAFFIPVVHSSDCTGCGKCEKACILEEAAIKVLPFELAKGMLGKHYRLGWKEKQKAGHAIIGDDVKHRYNLPEGMHYEHAGRGLVIDQPPGAPAPLPGSDALPDSPFPDDPLKRLNSGKGGI; encoded by the coding sequence ATGAGCAGCAGCGCCCGCAATACGGGATCGGGCGTCACCCGTCGGCAATTTCTGTTGGACGCCACCCGCAGCGCCGCAGGCGTGGCGCTGGCTTCGGCGGCGTTGTCGCTGTACGGCGCCAGCGGCGCCCAGGCGTTGCCCGCCAGCGCTATCCGCCCGCCCGGGGCGTTGCCGGAAAAGGAGTTCCTCGGCGCCTGTCTGCGCTGTGGCCTGTGTGTGCGGGACTGCCCGTACAACACGCTGAAACTGGCGCAATTGGGGGAGGAAGTGGCGCTGGGCACGCCCTACTTTGAGGCGCGCAAAGTCCCCTGCGAGATGTGCGACGACATCCCCTGCGTGGCGGTCTGCCCCTCCGGGGCGCTGGACCCGCAGTTGAAGAAGATAGAGCTGGCCCGTATGGGGCTGGCGGTGTTGATCGACCATGAAGCATGCATCGCCTTCCAAGGCTTGCGCTGCGAGGTCTGCTTCAACGTCTGTCCGGTGCGCGGCAAGGCGATCACCCTGGAGTATCGCCGCAACCAACGCACCGGCATGCACGCCTTTTTCATCCCGGTGGTGCACTCGTCGGACTGCACCGGCTGCGGCAAGTGTGAAAAAGCCTGCATTCTTGAAGAGGCGGCCATCAAGGTGCTGCCCTTCGAGCTGGCCAAAGGGATGTTGGGCAAACACTACCGCTTGGGTTGGAAAGAGAAGCAGAAGGCGGGTCACGCCATCATCGGCGACGACGTCAAACACCGCTACAACCTGCCCGAGGGGATGCACTACGAACACGCCGGTCGCGGTTTGGTGATCGACCAGCCGCCAGGCGCTCCGGCGCCCCTGCCGGGAAGCGACGCGCTGCCGGATTCGCCCTTTCCGGACGATCCGCTCAAGCGGCTCAATAGCGGCAAGGGGGGCATCTGA
- the napH gene encoding quinol dehydrogenase ferredoxin subunit NapH: MSESSAARAKRRPGLEAVQEQGWWKAHRWLLLRRLSQLSILLLFLAGPLWGVWIIKGNLAASLTLDLLPLSDPLVVLQELAAGQTPLTNALLGAGIIALFYALLGGRVFCAWVCPVNPISDAANWLRQRLGLKGGAKVSRSVRYWLLAAVLVLAAVSGALLWELINPVHALYRALLFGVGWIGWMAAALFVLELVSGRDMWCGHLCPMGAFYALLGRFSLLRVTADARARCNECMDCYAVCPEPTILSNPVNGAEKGLQPLIDSGLCSNCGRCIDVCARDVFRFAPRWNSDQNPSVEP; the protein is encoded by the coding sequence ATGAGCGAATCATCGGCTGCCCGCGCCAAGCGTCGACCGGGTTTGGAAGCAGTGCAGGAGCAGGGGTGGTGGAAGGCGCATCGCTGGCTGCTGCTGCGGCGATTGAGTCAACTGTCGATTCTGCTGCTGTTTTTGGCCGGACCGCTGTGGGGGGTGTGGATCATTAAGGGCAATCTGGCCGCCAGCCTGACCCTGGATCTGCTGCCATTGAGCGATCCGCTGGTGGTGTTGCAGGAGTTGGCCGCCGGGCAGACGCCGCTGACCAACGCCCTGCTGGGGGCGGGCATCATCGCCCTGTTTTACGCCCTGCTGGGCGGGCGCGTGTTCTGCGCCTGGGTCTGCCCGGTCAACCCCATCAGCGATGCGGCCAACTGGCTGCGTCAGCGGCTGGGGCTGAAAGGCGGCGCCAAGGTGTCGCGCAGTGTGCGCTATTGGCTGCTGGCGGCAGTGTTGGTTCTGGCGGCGGTGAGCGGCGCGCTGTTGTGGGAGTTGATCAATCCGGTGCACGCGCTCTATCGCGCGCTGCTGTTCGGGGTGGGTTGGATCGGCTGGATGGCGGCGGCGCTGTTCGTGTTGGAGCTGGTCTCCGGGCGCGATATGTGGTGCGGCCATCTCTGTCCCATGGGCGCGTTCTATGCGCTGTTGGGGCGTTTCAGCCTGCTGCGCGTCACCGCCGACGCCCGGGCGCGCTGTAATGAGTGTATGGACTGCTACGCCGTCTGCCCGGAGCCGACCATATTGTCGAATCCGGTCAATGGCGCGGAGAAGGGCTTGCAGCCGCTGATCGATAGCGGACTGTGCAGCAACTGTGGCCGGTGTATCGATGTGTGCGCGCGGGACGTGTTCCGCTTTGCCCCGCGTTGGAACAGCGACCAGAACCCAAGCGTCGAACCCTAG
- a CDS encoding nitrate reductase cytochrome c-type subunit: MKKSILFGLTLAIGLLGVALTTVQAGTVQSLRGDAAINDSSNSAMITHYNKDGAPIPRDYLQQPPLIPHSVEGYQVNLKFNKCLSCHSWKNYRDHNATKISQTHFESRDGAIMANVSPRRYFCPQCHVPQTDAKPLVQNEFKPVDALKIQ; the protein is encoded by the coding sequence ATGAAAAAGAGCATCCTGTTCGGATTGACCCTGGCCATTGGCCTGCTGGGCGTGGCGCTGACGACGGTTCAGGCGGGAACGGTGCAATCGCTGCGCGGCGATGCGGCCATCAACGACAGCTCCAATAGCGCCATGATCACCCACTACAACAAGGATGGCGCGCCGATTCCTCGCGACTACCTGCAACAGCCGCCGCTGATTCCGCACTCGGTGGAGGGGTATCAGGTCAATTTGAAATTCAACAAATGTCTGAGCTGCCACAGCTGGAAGAACTACCGCGACCACAACGCCACCAAGATCAGTCAAACGCACTTTGAAAGCCGCGACGGCGCCATCATGGCCAACGTGTCGCCGCGTCGTTACTTCTGCCCGCAGTGCCACGTGCCGCAGACCGACGCCAAACCGCTGGTGCAAAACGAGTTCAAACCAGTGGATGCGTTGAAGATTCAGTAA
- a CDS encoding NapC/NirT family cytochrome c, with translation MTKQTRARGELGGVAISAGVLIAFVVGILFWGGFNWAMEMTNNEAFCISCHEMEENVYQEYKNTIHYSNRTGVRATCPDCHVPKEWIWKIKRKIQASNELYHKVMGTIDTPEKFEAKRIELAKHVWQAMKETDSRECRNCHNFESMDYVKQGRRAVDHHERGLQEGQTCIDCHKGIAHHLPNMAEVDPSAVLNKGE, from the coding sequence ATGACGAAACAGACGCGAGCGCGGGGCGAGCTGGGCGGCGTGGCGATTTCAGCGGGGGTGTTGATCGCCTTTGTGGTGGGCATTCTGTTCTGGGGCGGCTTCAACTGGGCCATGGAGATGACCAATAACGAAGCCTTCTGCATCTCTTGCCACGAGATGGAGGAGAACGTCTACCAGGAGTACAAGAACACCATCCACTACAGCAACCGCACCGGGGTGCGCGCCACCTGCCCCGACTGCCACGTGCCCAAGGAGTGGATCTGGAAGATCAAGCGGAAGATCCAGGCCAGCAACGAGCTCTATCACAAGGTGATGGGCACCATTGATACGCCGGAGAAGTTCGAGGCCAAGCGCATTGAGCTGGCCAAGCATGTGTGGCAGGCGATGAAGGAGACCGATTCGCGCGAATGCCGCAACTGCCACAATTTCGAATCCATGGACTACGTGAAGCAGGGTCGGCGCGCGGTGGATCACCACGAGCGCGGCTTGCAGGAGGGTCAAACCTGCATCGATTGCCACAAGGGCATCGCCCACCACCTGCCCAACATGGCCGAAGTGGATCCCAGCGCGGTGCTGAACAAAGGCGAGTAA
- the hisS gene encoding histidine--tRNA ligase, which yields MIQPIRGTRDILPIETARWQFLEQAVRRVFHQYDYGELRTPIFEKTELFARAVGETTDIVEKEMYVFADRGGESLALRPEGTASVVRSFLNNGFERQLPFKAYYIGPMFRYERPQKGRYRQFHQAGAEMFGPEGPLADAEILAMIVRFLEEVGLAGTLTLEINSLGCPECRPAYREKLIAALEAKEPELCGNCQNRLHRNPLRVLDCKNESCKEIAHDAPHMLDHLCETCDSHFTGLKSHLDTLGLKYVVNPMMVRGLDYYTRTAFEVTTDALGAQSAVAAGGRYDGLVTEMGGKNPVPAIGFAMGLERLALLLEQQEIGAAPVDIYLAAVGDEAAQSFGLKAAEAFRAAGLRVAMGLQGGSMKAQMKKAGKSGARYSVVIGEEEAQNAQVTLKDMEQREQWTLSIEEAVARMKSA from the coding sequence ATGATTCAGCCTATCCGTGGAACCCGTGACATCCTCCCCATTGAGACCGCCCGCTGGCAGTTCCTCGAACAAGCCGTGCGCCGCGTGTTCCATCAATACGATTACGGCGAACTCCGCACTCCCATCTTCGAAAAGACCGAGCTGTTCGCCCGCGCCGTGGGCGAAACCACCGACATCGTCGAAAAAGAGATGTACGTGTTCGCCGATCGCGGCGGCGAGAGCCTCGCCCTGCGCCCGGAAGGCACCGCCTCGGTGGTGCGCTCGTTCCTCAATAATGGTTTCGAGCGCCAATTGCCGTTCAAGGCCTACTACATCGGCCCCATGTTCCGCTACGAGCGCCCGCAGAAGGGACGCTATCGTCAGTTCCACCAGGCGGGCGCGGAGATGTTCGGCCCCGAAGGCCCCCTGGCCGACGCCGAAATTCTCGCCATGATCGTGCGCTTTCTGGAAGAGGTGGGCCTGGCCGGAACCCTGACCCTGGAGATCAACTCCCTGGGTTGTCCCGAGTGCCGCCCAGCCTATCGCGAGAAACTGATTGCCGCCCTGGAGGCCAAAGAGCCGGAGCTGTGCGGCAACTGCCAGAATCGTCTGCATCGCAACCCGCTGCGGGTGCTGGACTGCAAGAACGAGAGCTGCAAGGAGATCGCCCACGACGCCCCGCACATGCTCGACCACCTGTGCGAGACCTGCGATAGCCACTTCACCGGCCTGAAGAGCCATCTGGATACGCTGGGGCTGAAGTACGTGGTCAATCCCATGATGGTGCGCGGGCTGGACTACTACACCCGCACCGCGTTTGAAGTCACCACCGACGCCCTGGGCGCGCAGAGCGCCGTGGCGGCGGGCGGCCGTTATGATGGGCTGGTCACCGAGATGGGCGGCAAGAACCCCGTCCCCGCCATCGGCTTCGCCATGGGTTTGGAGCGTCTGGCATTGCTGTTGGAGCAGCAGGAGATCGGCGCCGCGCCGGTGGATATCTACCTGGCGGCGGTGGGTGACGAGGCGGCGCAGAGCTTTGGCTTGAAAGCCGCCGAGGCGTTCCGCGCGGCGGGCCTGCGGGTGGCCATGGGGTTGCAGGGCGGCTCCATGAAGGCGCAGATGAAGAAGGCGGGCAAGTCCGGCGCGCGCTATAGCGTGGTGATCGGCGAAGAGGAAGCGCAAAACGCGCAAGTCACCCTCAAGGATATGGAGCAGCGCGAACAGTGGACGCTGAGTATTGAGGAAGCCGTTGCGCGGATGAAAAGCGCCTAA
- a CDS encoding prephenate dehydrogenase — MSFLIKRMTVIGVGLMGGSMALGLRERDLVGEIIGVDRRSALDAALELGVIDHAHTQAEEGVKGSSLVVVATPVSAIAPTVKSIAAHLEPDALVIDMGSVKGSIVKQCEAWMPDGVNFVGSHPIAGREHSGVRAAYGDLFDGSRTILTPSDSVSSAAVERAKQIWEAVGSSVEIMDAQYHDRVLAATSHLPHLMAYNVVNTLSDLEDDIRAEVFRYAASGFRDFTRIASSDPVMWRDICIENRDAILDILDRFKNDLEKLSKRVAEGDMDGLYGIFARSRATRARVLEENKILRGE, encoded by the coding sequence ATGTCCTTTCTCATCAAACGCATGACCGTCATCGGCGTCGGCCTCATGGGCGGCTCTATGGCCCTCGGCCTGCGCGAACGCGACCTCGTCGGCGAAATCATCGGCGTCGACCGCCGCAGCGCCCTCGACGCCGCCCTGGAACTGGGCGTCATCGACCACGCCCACACTCAAGCCGAGGAAGGCGTCAAAGGCTCCTCCCTGGTGGTGGTCGCCACCCCAGTCTCCGCCATCGCGCCGACAGTGAAATCCATCGCCGCCCACCTGGAGCCCGATGCGTTGGTGATCGATATGGGCTCGGTCAAAGGCTCCATCGTCAAACAGTGCGAAGCCTGGATGCCCGACGGCGTCAATTTCGTCGGCTCCCATCCCATCGCCGGACGCGAACACTCCGGCGTGCGCGCCGCCTATGGCGACCTGTTCGACGGCAGCCGCACCATTTTGACGCCGTCCGATAGCGTCTCATCCGCCGCCGTGGAGCGCGCCAAACAGATCTGGGAAGCCGTGGGCTCCTCAGTAGAGATCATGGACGCCCAATATCACGACCGCGTGCTGGCCGCCACCAGCCATCTGCCCCACTTGATGGCCTATAATGTGGTGAATACGTTGTCGGACCTGGAGGACGATATCCGCGCCGAAGTGTTCCGCTACGCCGCCAGCGGCTTTCGCGACTTCACCCGCATCGCCTCCTCTGATCCGGTGATGTGGCGCGATATCTGTATCGAAAATCGCGACGCCATTCTGGATATCCTGGATCGCTTCAAGAACGATCTGGAGAAGCTCTCCAAGCGCGTCGCCGAAGGCGATATGGATGGCCTCTACGGCATCTTCGCCCGCTCCCGCGCCACACGCGCTCGCGTGTTGGAAGAGAATAAGATTCTGCGTGGTGAGTGA
- the pheA gene encoding prephenate dehydratase yields MSGAELNGKPITLADLRDGIDAIDDHIHDLLMQRAELVEKVGEVKGASAAQAVYYRPEREAQIHRRIEARHHGPLPIEAVHRIYREIISASLNMEKQLTVAYLGPEATFTHQAAIKQFGSSFHMYAQPTIDAVFHEVEVGRVNFGVAPVENSNEGAVTHTLDRFVDSPLIVCGEILLPVQHNLLSRRDSLSDVKRIYGHRRALADCHQWLDAHLPHVERVESESTAAAALKARDEEGAAAIAGEYAADSMSLNLLAEHIEDRAGQENRFLVVGRIPPKPSGDDKTSIMVSFQDHPGFLHKVLGLFAERGINLTRIESRPSQTRTWDYLFFIDCEGHQDDPRVAEALQALADLPGVTEKILGSYPKRAL; encoded by the coding sequence ATGAGCGGTGCGGAACTGAACGGTAAGCCCATCACTTTGGCCGATCTGCGCGATGGCATCGACGCCATTGACGACCATATCCATGACCTGCTCATGCAGCGCGCCGAGTTGGTGGAGAAGGTGGGCGAAGTCAAAGGCGCCAGCGCCGCGCAAGCGGTCTACTATCGCCCGGAGCGCGAGGCGCAGATTCATCGCCGCATCGAGGCGCGTCATCACGGTCCATTGCCCATCGAGGCGGTGCACCGCATCTATCGCGAAATCATCTCCGCCTCCCTGAACATGGAGAAGCAGCTCACCGTGGCCTATCTGGGCCCGGAGGCGACCTTCACCCATCAAGCCGCCATCAAGCAGTTCGGCTCCTCCTTCCATATGTATGCGCAACCCACCATCGACGCCGTATTCCATGAGGTGGAGGTGGGCCGTGTGAACTTTGGCGTGGCCCCGGTGGAGAACTCCAACGAGGGCGCGGTGACGCATACGTTGGATCGCTTTGTGGATTCGCCGCTCATCGTCTGCGGGGAGATTCTCCTACCGGTGCAGCACAATCTGCTCTCCCGGCGCGACTCCCTGTCTGACGTGAAGCGGATTTACGGCCATCGTCGCGCATTGGCGGATTGCCATCAGTGGTTGGATGCGCATCTGCCCCATGTGGAGCGGGTGGAGAGTGAATCCACGGCGGCGGCGGCGTTGAAGGCGCGGGATGAAGAGGGCGCGGCGGCCATTGCCGGCGAGTATGCCGCCGACTCCATGAGTTTGAATCTGCTGGCGGAGCATATTGAGGATCGTGCGGGGCAGGAGAATCGCTTTTTGGTGGTGGGGCGGATTCCGCCCAAGCCGTCTGGGGATGACAAGACCAGCATCATGGTGTCGTTCCAGGATCATCCGGGCTTTCTGCACAAGGTGTTGGGGTTGTTTGCCGAGCGGGGCATCAACTTGACGCGGATTGAGTCGCGGCCGAGCCAGACGCGCACGTGGGATTATCTGTTCTTCATAGATTGCGAGGGGCATCAGGATGATCCGAGGGTGGCGGAGGCGTTGCAGGCGTTGGCGGATTTGCCCGGCGTGACGGAGAAGATATTGGGCTCATACCCGAAACGGGCGCTGTAG
- a CDS encoding NifB/NifX family molybdenum-iron cluster-binding protein, with product MRIAVVSDDYKQVTGKCGKARRFLIFSGEMGGEPQLMARLELAVEQPDYHDLHEDEVTPHPIDGHVMITGEAGEGITERLARRDVDVRITPETDPTTAARLYLQNALPASDPHPHNEDGTCPGDH from the coding sequence ATGCGCATTGCAGTGGTGAGCGACGACTATAAACAGGTAACCGGAAAATGCGGCAAAGCGCGTCGGTTTCTCATCTTCAGCGGCGAAATGGGCGGCGAACCCCAGCTCATGGCGCGTCTGGAGCTGGCCGTGGAGCAACCCGACTACCACGACCTGCACGAAGATGAAGTCACCCCCCACCCCATCGACGGCCATGTGATGATCACCGGAGAAGCCGGGGAAGGGATCACCGAACGCCTGGCGCGTCGCGACGTGGACGTGCGCATCACCCCGGAGACCGATCCCACCACGGCGGCGCGGCTCTATCTGCAAAACGCGCTGCCCGCCAGCGATCCGCACCCCCATAACGAAGATGGAACCTGCCCGGGGGATCATTGA
- a CDS encoding DUF364 domain-containing protein, translating to MPTLSPPSPDVTQSNPLYAWLINAALEAAGERCVADLVIGQVWTLCRDDAGGAGLAMSPAEPTRVLPWSGSLRGTPLNTLIPWLTSWNPFEAVVGMAACNCALNVNNPLSAEAVPLTEGPSANLLVFEHFQSRLRGKRVAVVGRYPGLDRYAAEGQWHVLERQPGPGDLPDTAAEYLLPQVDWAFITASALVNKSLPRLLELARDAVTVLMGPTTPWLPQWRDYGVDFLAGVRIANRDGVHQAACEGGGVRLFECGAEYALQDIGADNMTNVKAQIAQTFAQRDGLKSEMEAWYAQHGAKPFVKKGELQALDAHLSRLDTCYKRQWDARNG from the coding sequence CCTCACCTGACGTCACTCAATCCAACCCCCTATATGCGTGGCTCATCAACGCTGCGCTGGAGGCGGCGGGCGAACGCTGCGTAGCGGATCTGGTGATTGGGCAAGTGTGGACCCTGTGCCGCGACGACGCGGGCGGCGCCGGTCTGGCCATGAGCCCTGCCGAGCCCACCCGCGTGTTGCCCTGGTCCGGCTCTCTGCGCGGGACGCCATTGAATACGCTCATCCCCTGGCTGACGTCGTGGAACCCCTTCGAAGCGGTGGTGGGCATGGCCGCCTGCAACTGCGCGCTGAATGTCAATAATCCCCTCAGCGCCGAAGCTGTTCCACTGACTGAAGGCCCCTCGGCCAATCTGTTGGTGTTTGAGCACTTTCAATCCCGTCTGCGCGGCAAACGTGTGGCGGTGGTGGGCCGCTATCCCGGTTTGGACCGTTACGCCGCCGAAGGGCAGTGGCATGTGTTGGAGCGTCAACCCGGCCCGGGCGATCTGCCCGATACCGCTGCGGAGTATCTGCTGCCGCAAGTGGATTGGGCCTTTATCACCGCCTCGGCGCTGGTGAATAAGTCCTTGCCACGCTTACTGGAATTGGCGCGAGATGCGGTCACTGTGCTGATGGGCCCCACCACGCCGTGGCTGCCCCAATGGCGCGACTACGGTGTGGACTTCCTCGCCGGGGTGCGCATCGCTAACCGTGACGGCGTGCATCAAGCAGCCTGCGAAGGGGGCGGCGTGCGACTGTTCGAATGCGGCGCCGAATATGCTCTGCAAGATATCGGCGCCGACAACATGACCAACGTGAAGGCGCAAATTGCGCAAACATTTGCCCAGCGCGATGGGTTAAAATCGGAGATGGAAGCGTGGTATGCGCAACACGGCGCCAAACCTTTTGTCAAAAAGGGTGAACTCCAGGCGTTGGACGCCCATCTCTCACGCTTGGATACCTGCTACAAACGGCAGTGGGACGCGCGTAATGGGTGA